Proteins from a single region of Budorcas taxicolor isolate Tak-1 chromosome 11, Takin1.1, whole genome shotgun sequence:
- the NTMT1 gene encoding N-terminal Xaa-Pro-Lys N-methyltransferase 1, protein MTSEVIEDEQQFYSKAKTYWKEVPATVDGMLGGYGHISSIDINSSRKFLQRFLREGPNKTGTSYALDCGAGIGRITKRLLLPLFGVVDMVDVTEDFLVKAKTYLGEEGKRVRNFFCCGLQDFSPEPQSYDVIWIQWVIGHLTDEHLAEFLRRCKQGLRPNGIVVIKDNMAQEGVILDDVDSSVCRALDVVHRIVRSAGLSLLAQERQENLPDEIYHVYSLALR, encoded by the exons ATGACGAGCGAGGTGATCGAGGACGAGCAGCAgttctactccaaggccaagacGTACTGGAAGGAGGTCCCGGCCACCGTGGACGGCATGCTCGGGGGGTATGGCCACATCTCCAGCATCGACATCAACAGCTCCCGGAAGTTCCTGCAGAGGTTTCTGAGG GAAGGCCCGAACAAGACGGGGACCTCGTATGCCCTGGACTGCGGAGCTGGCATTGGGAGGATCACCAAGCGGCTGCTCTTGCCTCTCTTCGGCGTGGTGGACATGGTGGATGTAACGGAGGACTTCCTGGTCAAGGCCAAGACCTACCTGGGCGAGGAGGGCAAGCGAGTGAGGAACTTCTTCTGCTGCGGCCTGCAGGACTTCAGCCCCGAGCCACAGTCATACGATGTGATCTGGATCCAGTGGGTGATAG GCCACCTGACTGATGAGCACCTGGCCGAGTTCCTGCGGCGCTGCAAGCAGGGCCTGCGCCCCAACGGCATTGTCGTCATCAAGGACAACATGGCCCAGGAGGGCGTCATCCTGGACGACGTGGACAGCAGCGTGTGCCGCGCCCTGGACGTGGTGCACAGGATCGTCCGCAGCGCGGGCCTCAGCCTCCTGGCCCAGGAGCGGCAAGAGAACCTCCCGGACGAGATCTACCATGTCTACAGCCTCGCCCTGAGATGA
- the C11H9orf50 gene encoding uncharacterized protein C9orf50 homolog, translating to MPRRRPSFWAQKVAPEGLPGGGDRRRRDPLLPRLLRPELRAASGAGVFGVSRASESGAEWWQASACESLHSDPGLGFRRSRSRLPVLPTVAQRPARSRTGLRSLLLPPLLLAREPPESAPACPELGQRKDPRRGSAKETSDSLGSLLGEVLPGRFRQFLRQLRAESAERLLPPTPATSQHQRHPASEFNRSPPRCSSSHFLPDLGGQSSYLKNSLKKILLHQIPALGPLSRDYPQFTTVKANQPQATQAPKLKAVLTHNSSGEGSGHRRRCCPFRVRFADETLRDTALRYWERSCAARQGIFENRTASPQSTASDRVFGSIGRWLESLPKALYPRAKEETAASPFSWDFPGLSTLEPKGHLPEDTSMNSSLPFIPRATAQRQRGDLKTILEQVGKSPCSWSQKLESFLPSLVLHTVLKRGRPKGYQLLLPSASHRTQR from the exons ATGCCCCGGCGTCGCCCCAGCTTCTGGGCCCAGAAGGTGGCGCCCGAGGGGCTCCCCGGGGGTGGCGATCGCCGGCGCAGAGACCCGCTGCTGCCCAGGCTGCTGCGGCCGGAGCTCCGGGCAGCCTCGGGAGCGGGGGTCTTCGGGGTCTCGAGGGCTTCTGAGAGCGGCGCCGAGTGGTGGCAGGCCTCCGCGTGTGAGTCCTTGCACTCCGATCCCGGGCTGGGCTTCAGGCGCTCCCGGTCCCGCCTGCCGGTCCTGCCCACCGTGGCCCAGCGGCCGGCGAGGAGCCGGACAGGGCTGAGGTCGCTGCTGCTGCCGCCCCTGCTCTTGGCCCGCGAGCCCCCCGAATCGGCGCCCGCATGCCCCGAGCTCGGACAGCGCAAGGACCCTCGCAGGGGCTCGGCCAAGGAGACCTCCGATTCCTTGGGCTCCCTCCTAGGAGAAGTTCTCCCGGGCCGGTTCCGGCAGTTCCTGCGACAGTTAAGGGCTGAGTCTGCGGAACGGCTTCTCCCACCGA cacccgCAACATCTCAACATCAAAGGCATCCTGCGTCAGAGTTCAACAGAAGTCCTCCGCGGTGTTCCAGCTCCCACTTCCTCCCAGACCTTGG GGGCCAATCGTCCTACCTCAAGAATAGCCTTAAGAAGATTTTGCTTCATCAGATACCTGCCCTGGGGCCCTTGAGTAGAGATTACCCGCAGTTCACCACGGTCAAGGCCAATCA GCCCCAGGCTACACAGGCCCCGAAGCTCAAGGCTGTGCTCACCCACAACTCCTCAGGGGAAGGCTCAGGGCACCGCAGGCGATGTTGCCCTTTCCGAGTGCGATTCGCTGATGAGACGCTGAGGGACACAGCGCTCCGTTACTGGGAACGCAGCTGTGCCG CCCGGCAGGGCATCTTCGAGAACAGGACAGCCAGCCCCCAGTCGACAGCATCGGATCGGGTGTTCGGCAGTATCGGGAGATGGCTGGAGAGCTTGCCCAAAGCCCTGTACCCGAGGGCCAAGGAGGAGACCGCGGCCAGCCCCTtcagctgggacttccctggcct GTCCACCCTGGAGCCGAAAGGCCACCTCCCTGAGGACACTTCCATGAACAGCAGCCTGCCCTTCATCCCCAGGGCCACCGCCCAGAGGCAGCGGGGGGACCTCAAAACCATCCTGGAGCAGGTGGGCAAATCGCCCTGTTCCTGGAGCCAGAAGCTG GAGTCCTTCCTGCCCAGCTTGGTGCTGCACACAGTCCTAAAACGAGGCCGCCCTAAGGGGTAccagctcctcctgccttcagcatCTCATCGCACCCAGAGGTGA